Proteins encoded in a region of the Trypanosoma brucei gambiense DAL972 chromosome 6, complete sequence genome:
- a CDS encoding p22 protein precursor, whose protein sequence is MRRALVFTAFAANSAAAAFAASFAKSHTAVVTNPMVPQPVYMQQRLVSDQRLSEATLRELEDERQRAGLPEKPEIPEGWTIDRKPGVTHFTMRKSHGDEEIILQLTGEDRSNEEITRTLDVLVVNGGKALVFGMSVEDGEFVINNVCFRHDGKLALDTSAEAQFQKSQLYMGPDLADLEDHLVDSFTSYLSARGVNDTLANFIDQFSLWSEQADYEEWLSSINKFVS, encoded by the coding sequence ATGCGTCGTGCACTTGTATTCACAGCTTTTGCTGCTAACTCAGCCGCAGCAGCTTTCGCTGCTTCTTTTGCCAAATCACACACGGCGGTGGTAACAAATCCAATGGTACCCCAACCCGTCTACATGCAGCAACGCTTGGTATCGGACCAACGACTTTCTGAAGCCACTTTACGTGAGTTGGAGGATGAACGCCAACGCGCTGGACTACCAGAGAAACCGGAAATACCTGAGGGGTGGACAATAGACCGTAAGCCTGGTGTGACACATTTCACAATGCGCAAATCCCATGGGGACGAGGAAATTATCCTGCAACTCACAGGAGAAGATAGATCAAATGAAGAGATCACGCGCACTCTCGATGTCTTGGTGGTTAATGGCGGGAAGGCGTTGGTGTTTGGCATGAGTGTGGAGGATGGCGAGTTTGTGATCAACAATGTCTGCTTCCGGCATGACGGAAAACTAGCCTTGGACACGTCGGCAGAAGCACAGTTTCAGAAGAGCCAGCTGTACATGGGCCCCGACTTGGCTGATCTGGAGGACCATCTTGTGGACAGCTTTACAAGCTATTTGAGTGCACGTGGCGTCAATGATACGCTGGCTAATTTCATTGACCAGTTCAGCTTGTGGTCAGAGCAGGCGGACTACGAAGAGTGGCTGAGCAGCATTAACAAATTTGTTTCGTAA
- a CDS encoding cysteine peptidase, putative: MATEAEEYVGGVPIIVSLSKTDCTIMEEPPSLSYLLPRTTALMAIRDDVQKFFSPFIAAQVDTPLLVWFTYNNEPVPWQYPVGAIKDSIIALKLCEGSGADVPFLPDTVAALPSPAELNPHSFTVPLLLEARVTCVSSDKPLGVPCPGQEDNTACRNSEQTVRDYLKQIMKGTFSAMYGSIKGIMDARNEVINDMLNFALCTHMGEPLVQALRAHNERMTVLRRTVRNFSNVAVMINMPLANKFMHFALFRVPASTCMASQGGGSTLKGGDFRSSISSVEQSSGIVESVQIGQSVDGNDGGMGASNATVVADDCNVTFGEIIWRALLVPWCRRSKQAVPDGAPADPAAPFFQALSRFYEGMNDYVALGGVVSSSQAGVLIDKFISCSNAENDADGIYVTSSTAPTRRQRLGFVVQGTCPPLQTPVKYLLERFTSADGRLYVTFTVF; encoded by the coding sequence ATGGCTACAGAAGCGGAGGAATACGTGGGAGGTGTACCAATTATCGTGTCGCTAAGTAAGACGGACTGCACCATTATGGAGGAACCACCTTCACTTTCATATTTGCTGCCGCGCACAACGGCGTTAATGGCAATACGCGATGATGTACAAAAGTTCTTTTCACCCTTCATAGCTGCGCAAGTGGACACTCCACTACTGGTTTGGTTCACATACAATAATGAACCTGTTCCGTGGCAATACCCTGTTGGTGCTATAAAGGACAGTATCATAGCTCTAAAGTTGTGTGAGGGAAGTGGAGCGGATGTGCCTTTCCTTCCAGATACGGTGGCAGCGCTGCCCTCCCCCGCAGAATTGAACCCACACTCATTTACTGTGCCATTATTGCTGGAGGCGCGTGTTACTTGTGTTTCCTCTGACAAACCTTTAGGAGTTCCATGTCCTGGGCAGGAGGACAATACGGCGTGTCGAAACTCTGAACAAACCGTACGAGACTACTTAAAGCAAATAATGAAAGGAACATTTTCTGCCATGTATGGAAGCATAAAAGGGATAATGGACGCTCGCAACGAGGTCATCAACGATATGTTGAACTTCGCTTTGTGTACGCATATGGGGGAACCGTTGGTGCAGGCGTTAAGAGCGCACAACGAGCGTATGACAGTGCTGCGGCGTACAGTGCGCAACTTCTCAAATGTTGCTGTTATGATCAACATGCCTTTGGCGAATAAATTCATGcattttgctctttttcgtGTTCCTGCATCTACATGCATGGCGTCTCAGGGTGGTGGTTCTACTTTGAAGGGTGGAGATTTCAGGTCGAGTATATCGAGTGTGGAACAATCAAGTGGAATAGTGGAAAGTGTACAAATTGGACAAAGCGTTGATGGTAATGACGGTGGAATGGGGGCGAGCAACGCGACAGTTGTAGCCGATGACTGTAATGTAACATTTGGAGAAATTATTTGGCGCGCTTTGCTAGTGCCGTGGTGTAGAAGAAGCAAACAAGCCGTTCCCGACGGTGCGCCTGCAGATCCTGCAGCGCCGTTCTTTCAAGCCTTATCACGCTTTTATGAAGGTATGAATGATTATGTAGCGTTAGGTGGTGTCGTTTCCTCTTCACAAGCGGGAGTACTGATCGACAAATTTATTTCGTGCAGTAATGCAGAAAATGATGCGGATGGAATATATGTTACGTCTTCCACCGCACCAACTCGGCGTCAACGCCTTGGTTTCGTTGTTCAAGGAACATGCCCTCCTCTTCAAACTCCAGTGAAGTATTTGCTGGAACGGTTTACATCCGCCGATGGGAGGTTGTACGTCACATTTACAGTGTTTTGA
- a CDS encoding protein kinase B kinase, putative, producing the protein MPRSGDAKSSGSEVACRTFDPCQLNLSSATPVGSGAISHVVRTTLQGAANTPIAVKILSKIQLLQQKKVQSAMNEKRALLDLAPHPFIARLYGTAQSEDELYFVMEHLPHGDLLEHIRTRYSRHSCRRHSEDVANTPSDRNGLQTSSSSTPCLDFHDIQLITAQLVVGLAHVFAKGFVLRDLKPENIVFDEKYRACLVDFDTVDVEGRTALPISNKGVAVRSKRSSGEGKDGAKKRLTISSIQTMRRNTAKFCGTAQYVSPEMVGECRWSYSSDLWALGTVVYEMLYGKHMFSGDNAFKVMKAVVKGVSPENVPFPRVDIGPEFDAFERTKDFIVRLCHTDPTQRLGVNPITGMFDLDVLRQHDIFGDFCWDVLDEHVQQYRPVDISANPNECAAPASFRGPLHPQMLSDHTASLESHYHAVPVHNPEYAEYVYTATADVNPFERWACGVVEKDANYNVENEAVTRGLEKESVPKLSAENSECDGSDDDDDDISVIDDVGVQYFNNVHEDFMK; encoded by the coding sequence ATGCCCCGTAGTGGTGATGCCAAGAGCAGCGGCAGTGAGGTTGCTTGCCGCACATTTGACCCATGTCAACTTAATTTATCTTCGGCAACGCCCGTGGGCTCAGGGGCAATTTCTCATGTAGTGCGCACAACCCTGCAGGGCGCGGCGAACACCCCAATAGCGGTGAAGATTCTGTCGAAAATTCAACTACTTCAGCAGAAAAAAGTTCAGTCGGCGATGAATGAGAAACGTGCACTCTTAGACTTGGCACCGCATCCCTTTATCGCTCGCTTGTACGGCACGGCCCAATCCGAGGATGAGCTGTACTTTGTTATGGAACACCTCCCACACGGAGACCTTTTAGAGCATATCAGAACCCGGTATTCACGACATTCGTGCCGCCGACACTCTGAAGATGTTGCCAACACCCCGAGTGATCGTAATGGGCTGCAAACATCGTCTAGTTCCACTCCTTGTTTGGACTTCCACGACATTCAGCTCATTACGGCGCAACTTGTCGTGGGGCTCGCTCACGTATTTGCGAAGGGTTTTGTGTTGCGTGACCTTAAACCTGAGAATATCGTGTTCGACGAAAAATATCGTGCGTGCCTGGTCGACTTTGATACGGTGGATGTGGAGGGCCGCACCGCACTGCCCATATCCAACAAAGGAGTTGCGGTACGCAGCAAACGCTCCAGCGGTGAAGGGAAGGACGGAGCTAAGAAACGACTAACCATTTCATCCATACAGACGATGCGGCGCAATACCGCTAAGTTTTGCGGGACAGCGCAATACGTCTCACCTGAGATGGTAGGGGAGTGCCGCTGGAGTTACAGTAGCGACCTTTGGGCTCTGGGCACCGTTGTTTATGAGATGCTGTATGGGAAACATATGTTTTCGGGAGATAATGCCTTTAAGGTAATGAAGGCTGTGGTAAAGGGCGTTTCACCTGAGAATGTCCCCTTTCCTCGTGTGGATATCGGTCCAGAGTTTGACGCCTTTGAGCGCACGAAGGATTTCATAGTTCGGTTGTGCCACACAGATCCAACTCAGCGTCTTGGTGTGAATCCAATCACTGGAATGTTCGATCTGGATGTGCTAAGACAGCATGACATATTTGGGGATTTCTGTTGGGATGTTTTGGATGAGCACGTTCAGCAATACAGGCCCGTTGACATTTCCGCTAACCCCAATGAATGCGCGGCTCCCGCTTCGTTCCGCGGGCCGCTGCATCCGCAAATGTTGTCGGATCACACAGCTTCCCTGGAGTCTCACTACCACGCTGTGCCAGTTCATAACCCAGAATACGCTGAGTACGTTTATACGGCTACTGCCGATGTTAATCCGTTTGAGCGGTGGGCGTGTGGTGTTGTTGAGAAAGATGCTAATTATAATGTGGAAAATGAGGCTGTAACGAGAGGGttggagaaggaaagtgtTCCCAAGCTTAGCGCAGAAAACTCTGAGTGCGACggcagtgatgatgatgatgatgatatttcCGTGATTGATGATGTTGGTGTGCAATACTTCAATAATGTTCATGAAGATTTCATGAAGTAA
- a CDS encoding ubiquitin fusion degradation protein 2, putative: protein MMEVSSLEQLLSLIQREAILVVKFYADWCGPCKQIEGQYNVLSQVFTAVTFCTCNIDRNRACAERFQVQSIPTFIIWYRGRVETTIRGGDLPQVERVIVDLTRQQQHGEVAIASASREQSASRPIHEILLAKMNQLAQTIKTTPANKGAEQGACEAVYALLEAGCEQQPFGALLLPYFACEGFSAVAVDALFAYISSKGEPYSKGIQIIVNRMMTQLIEFFLASTLDQTRELCMMQRAVYSMVTCRSVLPIFVHSHLFYSDSFTDGLQLEYGTILGAMLGVGVFSRASRPLPPLLRMVEWRGYMDMFPTESEDHSQKISDLQSSMETACDANKRIVLVLLQNKLSRFHTLRFMGSALRLNAGYTRTMHHDLPLSSRFFMCQLNDVLMEAALPVFTKGCDASSIPPAYLLEDPGEETVVDFGESVERITHYDENRPLPSFPSLQEPFKPTVHLFFLAARSMMLSVSVLIELHERVEHESSRPNTSTQQRALCIVEKSLVEGLIGSHSLGQKRVRLLNGIAGWLVKVMGTLEDGTLLPEPPETWKYLPQQLVEVVIRGMQLAPLDYPDVENVISLMLVLMGNTVYFPKPHTHALFPDFLLRLLRNEDTQQALMAHRWFSQNIVRSCVLCYIAVEKSTYEKVSVRYTLSRCTKSFLLHESLCQPVRAEFEAGGTLLERFSHMVTAEVNDAVDQLIDTLTQMNRLVREGADLSENPNPHRGDGGGNDGTAGRAATVNRGTHRNTENEEESEDETEGSPQSYHQLGLGLKQRILLFEGSVDLFIQLASSFPKGVAQNMVAQQISQMLARSLTSFVGADSKKLKIEHPERYGFRPREILGRIVECLVQFVRLENFLRCLCNCGVPQKDILQAMKVISERGLVGEHLVWKLNEIASSLQAMSARVREEEALWDEAPEFALDALLSTPLLRPIALPSDVKDLDDLVYTNEDTLHHLLLSESKHPFTKEYLDEEMVKEFNAREDVMQARERLQNRIAEWLRNAKAHRE, encoded by the coding sequence ATGATGGAGGTAAGCAGTTTGGAGCAACTGTTGTCTCTTATTCAGAGGGAAGCCATTCTCGTAGTTAAGTTCTATGCTGATTGGTGCGGGCCATGCAAGCAGATAGAGGGGCAGTATAACGTGTTGAGTCAAGTGTTCACAGCGGTAACATTTTGCACGTGCAATATTGACCGCAATCGAGCCTGCGCGGAGCGTTTTCAGGTGCAAAGTATACCAACATTCATAATTTGGTACCGTGGGCGTGTGGAAACGACGATCCGTGGAGGAGATTTACCCCAAGTGGAAAGAGTAATTGTCGATTTGACCAGACAACAGCAGCATGGTGAAGTGGCGATTGCTTCGGCGTCACGGGAGCAATCTGCATCACGCCCAATCCACGAGATTTTGCTGGCGAAGATGAATCAACTGGCGCAGACCATCAAGACCACCCCCGCAAACAAGGGTGCTGAACAAGGTGCTTGCGAAGCAGTTTATGCTCTTCTCGAAGCCGGCTGTGAGCAACAACCGTTCGGTGCTTTGTTGCTTCCCTACTTTGCTTGTGAGGGATTCAGTGCGGTTGCTGTGGATGCCCTGTTTGCTTACATTTCTTCCAAGGGTGAGCCATATTCCAAAGGCATTCAAATAATTGTCAATAGAATGATGACCCAATTGATTGAATTTTTCCTGGCTTCGACCTTGGACCAGACTCGCGAACTATGTATGATGCAGCGGGCAGTGTATTCTATGGTGACATGCCGGTCGGTTCTGCCTATATTTGTTCATTCACACCTCTTTTACAGCGATTCTTTTACTGATGGCTTACAACTTGAGTATGGGACTATCTTAGGTGCCATGCTCGGTGTGGGTGTGTTTAGTCGCGCATCCCGCCCGCTTCCACCACTCTTGCGCATGGTTGAGTGGAGGGGGTATATGGACATGTTTCCTACAGAGTCGGAAGACCACTCTCAAAAAATATCGGACCTGCAGAGCAGCATGGAAACTGCATGTGATGCGAACAAACGTATAGTCCTGGTGCTGCTCCAAAATAAACTGTCCCGTTTTCACACATTGCGGTTCATGGGGTCGGCCCTACGTCTCAACGCCGGGTACACCAGGACCATGCACCATGATTTGCCTCTTTCCTCACGGTTCTTTATGTGCCAACTGAATGATGTGTTAATGGAGGCTGCGCTTCCTGTGTTCACGAAGGGATGTGATGCGTCATCTATTCCACCTGCTTATCTTTTGGAAGATCCGGGTGAGGAAACGGTCGTGGACTTTGGGGAAAGTGTAGAGCGCATCACCCATTATGATGAAAACCGACcgcttccttcctttccatcACTTCAAGAACCCTTCAAACCTACTGtgcatctctttttccttgcgGCTCGCTCAATGATGCTTAGCGTGTCAGTTCTCATCGAGTTGCATGAACGAGTTGAACATGAATCATCACGACCGAACACCTCAACTCAACAACGTGCCTTGTGTATTGTGGAAAAGTCGCTCGTTGAAGGGCTGATTGGCTCCCACAGTCTTGGTCAGAAACGTGTGCGTTTGTTGAACGGAATTGCTGGGTGGCTTGTAAAAGTTATGGGCACGCTGGAGGATGGAACTCTTTTACCTGAGCCACCTGAGACCTGGAAGTACTTACCACAGCAGTTAGTGGAAGTAGTCATTCGTGGCATGCAGCTTGCTCCACTAGACTATCCCGACGTGGAAAATGTTATCTCACTTATGCTTGTTTTGATGGGGAACACAGTATACTTTCCTAAACCCCATACACATGCGCTTTTTCCAGACTTTCTTCTGCGGCTTTTGCGAAATGAGGATACGCAGCAAGCCTTAATGGCACACCGATGGTTTTCCCAGAATATCGTACGCAGTTGTGTTTTATGCTATATTGCGGTGGAGAAGTCCACCTACGAGAAAGTATCGGTGCGTTACACACTTTCACGGTGTACGAAATCATTTCTTTTGCACGAATCCTTGTGTCAACCTGTACGTGCAGAGTTTGAAGCAGGCGGGACGCTTTTGGAACGCTTTTCGCACATGGTCACTGCTGAGGTTAACGACGCAGTGGATCAACTGATTGACACATTAACGCAAATGAACCGTCTCGTGCGTGAGGGTGCCGATCTCAGCGAAAATCCCAATCCTCATCGCGGTGATGGTGGAGGGAACGATGGCACTGCAGGTCGTGCCGCGACTGTTAATCGTGGAACTCATAGGAATACggaaaatgaggaagaaagtgaagatgAAACTGAGGGCTCACCTCAGTCTTACCATCAGCTTGGTCTGGGGTTAAAGCAGCGGATTCTTCTCTTTGAAGGTAGTGTGGACCTGTTCATTCAGTTGGCATCGAGCTTCCCCAAAGGCGTTGCCCAGAACATGGTGGCGCAGCAAATTAGCCAGATGTTGGCGCGAAGTCTTACTAGTTTTGTTGGAGCGGACAGTAAAAAACTGAAGATCGAGCATCCGGAGCGCTACGGTTTCCGACCTCGTGAAATACTTGGACGTATTGTTGAGTGTTTGGTACAGTTCGTTCGCTTAGAGAACTTCCTGCGATGTCTGTGTAACTGTGGTGTGCCGCAAAAGGATATCCTCCAGGCGATGAAGGTAATTTCAGAACGCGGACTAGTTGGTGAGCATCTTGTGTGGAAATTGAATGAGATCGCTTCTTCCCTCCAAGCCATGTCGGCACGGGTACGTGAAGAGGAAGCCCTATGGGATGAAGCGCCGGAGTTTGCTCTCGACGCCTTACTTTCCACGCCGTTGCTTCGTCCCATAGCTCTGCCTTCTGATGTAAAGGATTTGGACGATCTTGTGTATACAAATGAGGACACTCTTCATCACCTTTTGTTGTCGGAAAGCAAACACCCGTTTACTAAAGAGTATCTGGATGAAGAGATGGTGAAGGAGTTCAACGCACGTGAGGACGTTATGCAGGCGAGGGAGCGACTTCAAAACCGCATAGCCGAATGGTTGAGGAACGCGAAGGCGCACCGTGAATGA
- a CDS encoding chaperone protein DNAj, putative, which yields MYVFRFHISSFHSFLVNFLQPSRGVGEPSRLLHHLETHPSYMRRVTSTAVHRTVSSVLSPALLPSFNGTLLLSVCFASCSAAPVRNLYKRLGLDHKATSEEVKAAYRQRALECHPDVVDDNQKAQAEVDFRAVSEAYDVLIDPQKRKEHDKALGLERTVPPAKKQQEGEGVGCDSKGSFNRGVTRPRNRKPFVRGDADRNFREAFHGMSLDQVLFRERLRQRRMQKQMEEKAKEGDDGSPAGREESIRRVAAAAAERFAEKVRRQYGPGMLRHARVYTSLSRDPQPPPSDYMPFRPFHGWTVPNGVRTPPEPTLGPTAKVEDVKDVQLAEPAVGDASHQRKLPKHFPLVQASDGSSLLREETIACMERERRLPHNMGKLYSYHRPY from the coding sequence ATGTATGTATTTCGTTTCCATATATCGTCTTTCCACTCTTTTCTTGTTAACTTTTTGCAACCTTCAAGAGGGGTAGGTGAGCCATCACGCCTTCTGCATCACCTTGAAACACACCCGTCATATATGCGACGCGTGACTTCCACCGCTGTGCACCGCACCGTTTCTTCAGTCCTGTCGCCGGCGCTCTTGCCGTCTTTCAATGGCACATTGCTGTTATCCGTTTGCTTTGCAAGTTGTTCAGCTGCACCGGTGAGAAATTTATACAAGCGCCTGGGACTTGACCATAAAGCAACATCCGAAGAAGTGAAGGCGGCGTACCGCCAACGTGCCCTTGAATGCCACCCCGACGTGGTGGATGATAACCAGAAGGCTCAAGCTGAGGTGGATTTTCGCGCAGTTTCTGAGGCTTACGACGTGTTAATCGACCCACAGAAACGCAAGGAGCACGACAAGGCACTTGGACTCGAGCGTACAGTACCTCCTGCAAAGAAGCAACAGGAGGGAGAAGGAGTGGGTTGCGATTCTAAGGGTTCATTTAATAGGGGAGTAACTCGGCCACGAAACCGGAAACCGTTCGTGCGGGGCGACGCAGATCGCAACTTCCGTGAAGCATTTCACGGTATGTCGCTCGATCAAGTACTCTTTCGGGAGCGACTGAGGCAACGACGTATGCAAAAGcagatggaagaaaaggcaaaggagGGGGACGATGGCTCCCCCGCTGGACGTGAGGAGTCTATTCGGCGTGTGGCCGCTGCAGCGGCGGAGCGCTTTGCAGAAAAAGTGCGGCGACAGTATGGACCAGGCATGTTGCGGCATGCGCGTGTGTACACAAGTTTGTCCCGTGATCCGCAGCCGCCACCGTCGGATTATATGCCCTTTCGCCCGTTCCATGGCTGGACTGTACCGAATGGTGTGCGGACGCCACCTGAACCGACTTTAGGTCCAACCGCAAAGGTGGAGGACGTGAAAGATGTGCAACTTGCAGAACCTGCGGTTGGTGATGCCAGCCACCAGCGGAAGTTGCCGAAACATTTCCCACTGGTACAGGCATCGGATGGTTCTTCGTTGCTACGAGAGGAAACCATTGCCTGTATGGAGCGGGAGCGGCGCTTACCACACAACATGGGAAAGTTGTACTCATATCACAGACCATACTAA
- a CDS encoding DREV methyltransferase, putative, whose translation MIPSQLKSMTTFTNEGRVKPPMSYRANIDVLPQHIVTKYFILEKDKETTDWLKEAANVSALRILIANLLRHFVSLTTANGIVGRGGMFVVSTEQAAKLLLGRTIAQQWTRYRDTMEPPFETLLDVGAGDGGVTSRLQPLFKRVTATEFSIPMRWRLWRRGYEVLPYQDPFTNKDGSRRYYDVISCLNVLDRADRPLDLLASMRDSLGPEGILLLAVVLPWCPFVEDGSIKRRPSQMMPMDGGECCKGATFEQSLQCLMDNVLVPFGFQLERWCKLPYLCEGNMIAEYAVLHDAVMVLTRKGDNGTATAEKDTDGSTIHT comes from the coding sequence atgATTCCGTCACAACTGAAGAGCATGACAACATTCACTAATGAGGGACGGGTAAAGCCTCCTATGAGCTACAGAGCAAATATTGATGTTTTGCCGCAGCACATTGTTACCAAATACTTTATCTTGGAAAAGGATAAGGAGACGACAGATTGGTTAAAAGAAGCTGCGAATGTTAGCGCATTAAGGATCTTAATAGCCAACCTGCTTCGTCATTTTGTTTCGCTCACTACCGCCAATGGAATTGTGGGAAGAGGCGGCATGTTTGTTGTGTCTACCGAACAGGCTGCGAAGTTGCTGCTCGGAAGGACAATTGCTCAGCAATGGACGCGCTACAGGGACACGATGGAGCCGCCTTTCGAAACATTACTTGATGTTGGCGCTGGTGATGGAGGTGTTACTTCTCGATTGCAGCCTCTCTTTAAGCGAGTGACTGCTACAGAATTTTCTATACCAATGCGCTGGCGTCTTTGGCGGCGTGGTTATGAGGTGCTTCCATATCAGGACCCCTTCACAAATAAGGACGGCTCGAGGCGGTATTATGACGTAATTTCTTGTCTCAATGTTCTCGATCGCGCAGACAGGCCCCTTGACCTTCTGGCGTCCATGCGCGACTCACTGGGTCCTGAAGgtattcttcttttggcTGTTGTATTGCCATGGTGCCCGTTTGTGGAAGACGGAAGCATTAAGAGACGACCATCACAGATGATGCCAATGGACGGTGGCGAGTGTTGCAAAGGTGCGACGTTCGAGCAGTCATTACAATGCCTTATGGATAACGTTTTGGTACCGTTTGGTTTTCAGTTGGAGCGGTGGTGTAAACTACCTTACCTTTGTGAGGGTAATATGATTGCTGAATATGCCGTGCTTCATGATGCTGTTATGGTGCTAACAAGGAAGGGAGACAATGGTACTGCAACTGCGGAAAAAGATACAGATGGTAGTACTATCCATACTTGA
- a CDS encoding RNA-binding protein, putative: MSAPPPPPPPPQPSGGFPPSYAPPAPPGFKAPPMPPGFKAPPMPPGFKMPPRPPMPPGFKMPPGGPRPPGPPMPPHAQQGSYPNYPTPPGAPPMPPGGRYAPAPPRPPSGGSDQENGQGYMMHSGAVHGQYDAYAREDYNYGVPPGPDSRGYSSYHPSQQYHQGYYGAPAAHGGENRGNRRDEEAREPTNTVWVGNLDVQRHSDDFLRQEFREFGRVVRIAKVPDKSYCFVHFRYVEEARNAVETLSARGSLGGARFSYGKMFDYSQDEGGMQQDGGMSNQGMRPPRRPREEERHEHEERRRRPRRDEEPMEPTNVLWIGDLPPTITNEELNENFKVFGTILNISRLDCKNMAFIHFENIESCTQALDLMRDQLICGARVALNYGRAQRNPVSQTSGLSPDGIPLSETPTNVIFVGQFATDVTEEDIEALFEPFEGFINSKFIHSSCIAFGHFDTVDHARAARVALNNTLLKGAPARISFGKTNHTLTMADRMRRGRPAPLVDGVEVIPETVAGAPARGSLDGVSGALVAGPGLSGASENGAVVMIPAMGAAVTATSPPQAHASFTRERPAPDMTLDARLQSLLGATYNSCGEAEKSLSPSVIQTICDLIDDCVDEGSEKRLDDAIFLYTPLNSAHVFGILAKRMQSFFNDDPHKKLYIAYAATRVLLAAKTDYVFFTKAAMNAYLMVLFVTSQGQTPDGMEQLVAIIESVRRHPFIEKQRLDAEYTEIFRGQLEEILGRAKEEQDLTSLITKKRRR, translated from the coding sequence ATGAgcgcaccaccaccgccaccgccaccaccacaaccATCTGGAGGATTTCCCCCGTCATATGCACCGCCTGCTCCTCCAGGCTTTAAAGCACCCCCGATGCCGCCTGGTTTTAAAGCACCTCCGATGCCACCCGGTTTCAAAATGCCCCCCAGACCGCCAATGCCACCAGGATTCAAAATGCCTCCCGGTGGGCCGCGTCCACCGGGACCGCCAATGCCACCACATGCTCAACAGGGATCATATCCAAATTACCCAACTCCTCCCGGAGCGCCTCCGATGCCACCCGGCGGTCGTTATGCCCCCGCACCGCCGCGACCCCCAAGTGGAGGATCGGATCAAGAAAATGGACAGGGTTATATGATGCATTCGGGCGCCGTGCACGGACAATATGACGCGTATGCACGAGAGGACTACAATTACGGAGTGCCTCCGGGTCCCGATTCACGCGGGTATTCGTCATATCATCCCTCACAACAATACCACCAGGGATACTATGGAGCTCCTGCTGCGCACGGTGGCGAAAATCGTGGCAACCGCCGTGATGAAGAGGCCCGTGAACCGACCAACACCGTGTGGGTGGGGAACCTGGACGTCCAGAGGCATTCGGATGACTTTCTGAGGCAAGAGTTTCGGGAATTTGGAAGGGTTGTACGCATTGCTAAGGTGCCTGACAAGAGTTATTGTTTTGTGCATTTCCGCTATGTGGAGGAGGCGCGTAACGCCGTTGAGACGCTTAGTGCGAGGGGCTCATTGGGTGGAGCAAGGTTTAGCTACGGCAAGATGTTTGACTACTCGCAGGATGAAGGGGGCATGCAGCAGGATGGAGGCATGTCAAATCAAGGAATGCGACCACCTCGACGTCCCCGTGAGGAGGAACGTCACGAACATGAAGAGCGCCGCCGGCGCCCTCGTCGCGATGAGGAACCGATGGAGCCGACTAATGTGTTGTGGATTGGGGACCTTCCCCCAACTATTACAAATGAGGAGCTGAATGAGAATTTCAAGGTCTTTGGAACaattttaaatatttcgAGATTAGACTGTAAGAATATGGCATTTATTCACTTCGAAAATATTGAAAGCTGTACGCAGGCTCTAGACTTAATGCGTGATCAGCTCATTTGTGGCGCCCGTGTTGCGCTTAATTACGGTCGAGCGCAACGCAATCCTGTCTCCCAGACGAGCGGACTCTCACCAGATGGCATCCCACTTAGTGAAACCCCGACAAATGTAATATTCGTTGGGCAGTTTGCAACAGATGTGACAGAGGAGGATATAGAAGCTTTGTTTGAGCCTTTTGAAGGGTTCATCAATTCCAAGTTTATCCACTCCAGCTGCATCGCCTTCGGACATTTCGATACAGTAGATCACGCCCGCGCCGCTCGTGTGGCATTGAACAACACTCTTTTAAAAGGGGCTCCTGCGCGCATTAGTTTCGGTAAGACAAATCACACACTTACCATGGCTGACCGCATGCGTCGGGGAAGACCAGCACCTCTTGTGGATGGAGTTGAGGTCATCCCTGAGACCGTTGCAGGTGCGCCGGCCCGTGGCTCGCTTGATGGCGTTAGCGGTGCACTTGTCGCAGGTCCTGGTTTGAGTGGTGCGTCGGAAAATGGAGCAGTGGTGATGATCCCTGCAATGGGTGCGGCTGTCACTGCCACCTCGCCCCCGCAAGCTCATGCTTCTTTTACGCGTGAGAGACCTGCTCCCGATATGACTTTAGATGCCCGGTTACAATCACTTCTAGGTGCCACGTATAATTCCTGCGGAGAGGCGGAGAAGTCGTTAAGTCCGAGTGTTATTCAAACTATATGTGATTTGATCGATGACTGCGTGGATGAAGGTAGTGAGAAGCGACTGGATGACGCTATCTTTTTATACACTCCACTTAATTCGGCTCATGTGTTCGGCATTCTAGCCAAACGGATGCAAAGTTTTTTTAACGACGATCCTCACAAGAAACTTTACATTGCGTACGCAGCTACTCGCGTATTGTTGGCAGCGAAAACGGACTACGTTTTCTTTACCAAGGCTGCCATGAATGCCTACCTTATGGTATTATTTGTAACCAGTCAAGGACAAACACCTGATGGGATGGAGCAACTTGTCGCCATAATTGAAAGTGTGCGTCGACACCCCTTCATTGAGAAACAGCGATTGGATGCCGAATATACGGAAATTTTCCGCGGCCAATTGGAGGAAATCCTCGGACGTGCAAAGGAAGAACAGGACCTGACGTCTCTCATCACAAAGAAGAGGCGTCGGTAA